The DNA segment CACTCAATTGGTCTATTTTTATTTTTTGTAGTTGCTTTATTACAATATCTATATCCGGAATTTCCCATGGTTTCTCCCACCAAGGTTCTTCAACATTATAGTAATATGCTATACCTGTCCAGCCGCTTTCCTCCGGCTGTAGCTCCCTCATTATTTCATCAAAATAACCATCCCAGATTCTTAAAACATATTTATCACCATTAGAAAGATGCCTTATAAATTGCATCTCACCTTCACCTTCGTAACCTTCATAATATTTACTATTTATTATTTCCATCATTGCAACTCCTTTTTATGGCGCTGGCCAATGTCCGTTTGCTAACATTCTGTTTTGTTCTGTAGTTGCCGTACCATTCTTTCTAGCGTTAATAGCAGATTGCCAATCATATCTTGGAGTCCATTGGTTTTGACCAGTTAAAATATGATACGTCTTTTTCTGCCCAGTAGTATTTCCTGGTGTAGTTCGCTCAACAACCCAGGTATTTCCTTGATTTTGGGGCGCTCCAGGTGTACGTGTATGCCAGCGTACCTCATACTTGTAATACCCATCTGACCATTTAAATTGTATCTGCTCATATCCTGTCTTTGACTGAATTTTTACTGAAGCAGAGGATGGAATATTGATTGGAGATGATTGAGAAAGATTTGTTCGTATTCTTGCCTCTCTATCCTGCACCTTCCACTCCTCTCGTGTTGTTGTCCTTTCACCAGGCTGCGGCCTGTATCCTTTGGTTTCGAGATCTTCCCCCATACCCTTAGTAAAATTACTCGGATTCGGCGGTTCTGGCGTCTCCTTAGGTTTATCCACTGTAGTATTCCTAGGATCATTCTTAGGACGTCTATCTTTAACAGACTTGACGAACTTATCTAACTCCGCTTGAGTTATGGTCTTAAACTCAGGCTTCTTACGGTTTAGGTTAGGTACCCTGACATTGAACCCACCACCTCTTATGAACGGAACTTCACTAGAATTATGGGTGTAGCCCGTAAAGAGTTCATTTAAAGTAACACCGTCTCTTTCAGCATTGTAGCACGTGTAAATAATAGCTACACCACCAAGTACATCTACCCCATACTTCCGTTTCATTTCTTTTACAATCAAGTTATAGTCCTGTTTCTCTACAATTCGCTGCGCCACATCCTTAGTTAATTCATCGGACCAATTCAGCTCTGCTTGTACTTCTAAGGTTAATCGCTGAGTGTCCACATATCCACTTGGAAAATGCAATGGCATTGCCCAACGATTTCTTACATCCTCGGGAACCTGCTGGTAAGTTTGGAACATGTTGTTCGACTCTCTTAACACGTTGTGGACGAGATCTATTGGGCTGTAGGAATACAACATCTGACGTGCACTTGTCGTCATCTTTCCTAAGATCCACTTGGTGTAGTATGCCTGTCTTTCTTCCTCGTAAATCTGCTGGTCGATCAGTCCCTGCAAAAATAGACTTGCTAATTGCTTTAGCGGATGCAAAGAATTACTAGCAGAATTCCTGGCTTTCCCATCACTTCGCAAAGGAACTCCCGCCGCTGCTTGCAGCGCCACGCCTACCGCCTTATTCGCTGGCCCTCCCAGCGCACTTAATAAGACGCCTGTCATTACCGGAATCGAACCCACCAGCTTCGACTCCGTAGCCAACATGTTATTGGCCGCTGCTTCAGCAGCTGGACTCGTAATTTTGGCGGTAGGAGTATTTCCACTCCCCGTAGCGGACGCGGCAGATGATTGGGATGCTTCATACGCCTCCACACTCACTATCTCAGGCTCCCATACTGGAGGCAGATCGGTGACAAATACCGGGGCCTTTACCGTCCCTTCCTGCTCGATCACTGGAGCTTTGAGGTCTGTTTCACCATCCAGCACCATGCTGCTAGCTCCGCCCTTGAGATACAGCGCTGTTTCAGCTTTTAGCGCTAGTCCCTTCCCTGCCTCCAGTTTAACGCTGCCACCTTGAATTGCAACATTTCCCGGACTGTTAATGGCCACGCCGTTAGTTTCATGGAGCGTAATAGATACTTTGCCTGTGGAGTGCAGCTTCAGCTCTTGCTCAGATAGCCCTACCCCGCTGCCCTTGGCATGCTGCCATACCTTCACATTAGGTTGTCCATGAGTACGCTGCTGACGCATTGCATCGGTGACGTAGGCGTCTTGTTCACGGTTTGTAGGCAAATATAGCTCCACCTGATCCCCGATTTCCGGCATATTATACCACCCGCTGTGGTCTTCTGCCACATAACAGGTGGCTACAGGAAACCAGCAGGCGGCAGGGTGCTCCTCAGGGTCAATCTTCAGTTGAAGCTGCACACGATCCTGTTCTACACGCAGCACCTTTCCTAATAGCGAAACTCCCGTAATCTGCTCATTCTCAACCCGCGCATAGCGAATTTCCTGTTCGGCTTGAAGGTCATATCGTGTACGGAGCATTCCATCCTCTAGACGTGTCTCGGCCCGCACGACGACAAGTTCTTTTCCTTGTCCAATGGAGAGTTCAATCACATCCCCTAAGGCATAGTACCCCAAGCTTTCAATCGTATAAGTGACATACGAGCCAGCCCGCTCTCCCGGATTCCCGGCAGCTAACTCATGAAACGTTTTCCGTACCCGGTAGAATCCATCCCGTTCCAGCTTATGCAGCTTGCCGATCGGCAGCCCAAAAAAGATCTTGGGCGATGCTGCCGTCACTTCAGGCACGAGCACCGAACCGAATCGGGAAGCGAGTCGCTTTAAAAATGCCCAATCCGTCTCCTGATACTGCAGCAGGAAGGTGTCCAGCTTGGCGCCGTCCGTGACAGTATCAATGGCATCCCCGTACTTATACTTCCGCACCAGTGCCGTGACCAGATCATCATAAGTGCGCTGCGGCTCTTGATAAGAACGATTTTTTAGTTTCACATCCAATTGATAGGAATGCGAAGCGGCCTCCAGCTCAAAAGTATAGACTCCCCTTATACAGTGTATAGACAGGCGCGTGGTCATTCCGTGGAATAATGTTCTTACGGATTGTCCTTGTTCGTCCAACTGGCGAATAACGATCGGCTCCTGATCCATCGTTTGCCCGATCCACGCGGCCCCTTGTTCTTCGGGAAGTATGCCGTTCATCTGTAAGTAAGCATGTTCGTTGATGGCTCTATGAATATGTAACTGCTGAATATGCTGCGGCTGAAAGGGACCATATAAACGTATGCTCTCATAGCCGATCCCCTCTGTAAGTAAACTCAAGGTTGTACCTCCTCCCTTCTGACTTGATCCTGATTCCAGCGATTAGTCCAGTTCCTGACCGTCATCTTCTATGCGAATATGTCCGCAATATAAGCAGTGGTGCGTGCAGTCCTGTGTCAAAGCGGGCTGGCCTTCGATCAGCATATCGCTTTTCCCATTCAGCCATGGCATCGTCAGAACGGGGACGCACGGCGCCTTCTTCACCCCGTAAATATCAACCATGTCACTAGTCTGCACAGCCGGATTATGAGGGCTGAAGCAGTTGCCAAAGGACTGTATATTCTCTCCTGGCACGTAATCTGCAATATTCATCGCCGCTTTATTTTTGACATATACCCCATGGCTGAAAGGACGCTTTAACCGGGTCGGCTGAGTGCCATAGCTACAGCTCAAAATTGCACCTGCTACGACATAGCTTTTGGCCCCGCCGGCTCCTGGCTGCACCTGTGTTTGTTGTACCTTCGCTTCCTTCACTCGTTTGTTCCCTCCTTGCTCTCTACCTCCACTCTTTCAAGTCTTATGCCTATAAATGAACGGCGAAGCAGACTCTCTGCCAGCGCCAGATTAATAAATATATAGGGTTCCATCACTTCCGCTATTTGAAAAATAGGGGGCAGATCCTTCCTGTATTGCAGTACCAAACGCTTCAATGTGCGATCAGGGTATCGTTCGGTGCTATCGGACGAGCAATCCTCCTTAGGAGGACGCAGCACCCAGTACACCTCTTGCCTGGCTTGTTTCATATCAGTAAGTATAGCTGCCCTCCATTCCATACCTGGCACATACTTCTCCAACAACGCCTTCATACGATTGGATACCAGCGGCACGGGATATTCGAGAAAGTCTGGAAACATGGATTGCGAATGAAGCTGTATTGCTAAAAATAAAGGCGCATCTTCCTCTTGAGACAGAGTCATCTGCATGCCGCTCTTTATGGATAAAGAGGACAGCGGCACAGGTTCTATACGGTGTTTGATCCGCTCATCCATCCTAAGCCGATAATATCTCACGTAATCTTCCCCCTAACTTCACAAAGCTGTTCTTCCGTCAAACTCACGCCTTGCAGCTTGGCATCGCTGAAATCAGCACCAGCCAATCTTGCACCGGCAAAAGATACGTCTGTCAGATTAGCCCTAGCAAAGCTAGCATCCGTCAAATCAGCCTCAGCAAAACTAGCACCTGTCAGGTCCGCATCCTCAAAGCAAGCCGCTGCTAGATCAGCCCCGATCAACGAAGCTTGCTGCAGCGTGGCATTACGGAATACAGCACCTTGTAACTCAGCTAACCTAAAAGAAGCCCCTTGCAGATTAGCTCCCGTAAAATCCACCGCACTAAATCCCAATGGCTCCCACTCCAGCCATAAATCAGAATCGTTTACGCTGCCCATCACCCTGTCCAATATGGCCTTCCTTAGAGAGCAGCCGCTAAAATCAGCTCCATGGATCAGGCTGGAGGTAAAGTCAGTACCTTGAAGGTGACTGTCCTGCCACTCTGTACCCACCAGCACGCAAAATAGCAAACGACTATGCTCCATCTGCATGCCGCGGAAAGCCGTGTAGCGAAAATCCAGGCGGCTATAATCCCCTTCCGATAGGTCAAGCTCCGTCAAGGCTTGGTAACCGTACTCATGCGCATCTTTTAAATCCAGCCAGGCTTGAACCTCTTGGATATCCCGCTTCCGACGATCTTCCTTATATACGGAGACACTTTGATCCAAATACTCCCCAACACGTACTTCGAATATTTCGCCACGCTCCAGCTCCTGAAACTCAGCAGTGTGCACGGCGCGTTTCATCGCCAGGCGAATGATGTTCACCATGAACGCGTGGAATTCCGCCGCTGCGTCCAGCAGCATCCGCTCTAATCCAACCTTGGAAAGAGGGGATTGCCCCCGCTCCATGATTTCAGCCTGGTGCCGCTGCTGTAGATCACTCCAATAGGAAAAGGCCCAGTTAACATCCCATTCAAATTGGATGGGGTCCGTATCCAACACCCAATACTCATCAGTTGCCTCGACTAAATAAGTCGGATGCTGCTCCAGCCATGATGTTCGCAGCATAGAGTAAGTGATGTAGCTTATACTCCCTTTTTGCCCTTGAAGCTGCCTTTGACGAATGTCGCGGCAGTATTCTCTAAATTTCCGAACGCATTCCTCAATTCGTTGCTCTAGCGTAGCCTGAAGCGTCACTGCCCAATCTTTACGAATAAAGCTCCATGCCTCATCAAGAACGACTTGCTGCCCCTGCCCTTCTATAACAGGCTTGTCCATTGCATTTACACCACCTGGTTACACTTTATGCTAGTTAGATTTCACTTCGCTGCCTTTCATCTTGGCTGAACCGCTAAGTTCAATATGACTGCCATTGCAATCCATGCGCAGTTCGCTGCCTGCGGTAAGTGACATCGTCTTCCCAGCTGTCAGGCTCAGATCTCCCCCCGCCGAGATGCTTACAGCATTATTGCTCACAATATGTATGCCATCCTTGTCATTGAGCTTGATATATATAGCCCCTTCTTTCCCCGTAATGACCAGTTCATCCGGCCCGAGGCAAATTTCCTTCCCATGAGGGGTCCGCCAAATCTTCATTTGGGGATCAGACATTTTATTATAGGCACTTCCTTGCGTATTTCGCCTAACAGCACTTCCCGCAATTCCGTCTTCTTCACGGCTACCTGGAAAATAGAGCGATACCGGATCGCCGATTTCAGGCATTACATACCAGCCCGTATGTCCCTCAGCACTATAGGCCGTGGAATAGTTGAACCAATACGCCTCACTTATTTCCTGCTGCTCATCGCAGTCCAGATGAATGCGCACCTGATCCTGCCGCACATCCACCACCACACCGCTTAACGATGCGCCGGCCAGCTTTTCCTGATAGTAGCTTTTTTGCCGGAATCCCTGATAAGATCCCAGTACATACTGATGCCGCAGCTGTCCCTGTCTCATTTCGGTATAAGCTTCCATCACAAACAGGCTATGCCCTTGAAAAGACAACTGCGCCCCTAAATCGAGCACCTCATCCGTCTCCACCTCATAGAAAATGAAGTCATTCTCCCTAAGCCTGGTCTGATCATTCTCCTGAAAATAGCGAAAAGGCAGCATTTGTTTACGTACGGTGTAGCGGCTACTATCCAGAACCACATGTGCAGGCATATCCTCAATTCCAAAATAAAACTTCGGACTATCAAAACGGGCAGCGGGCATCAAGCTGGTATGATAGCGGGAGGCCAAACGTCTTAAAAAAGCCCAATCCGTCTCTTGGTATTGGATGGCAATACGCCCGATCTGGGCCCCGTCAGTAGCCCCGTCAATCACGTCAAGCCCCTCATAATCCTTGCCAATCTGCTCCAGTAATTGAGGAATCGTCATTTTCGTATTCTGAAAAGAACGCGTCCGCTGTTTGATGTCCATTCGATAGGTATGAGAAATGGCCTCAACCTCCAAATAGTACACATCACGCACAACTTTCACCTCTACCGAAAGCGCAATCCCGCTGAATAACGGCTTGGCGCTGCCTGCCTCATCCTTTTGGCTCACCTCAATGACTGTATAGCTGTGCGTTGTTTCTACATAACTGTCCCGCATATCTTCTGGAATTACGCCTGTAAAATACAGCCGGGTATGCTCATTAATTTTCTTCGTTAAGGTAAGCTGTTCCAAATTAATTCTTTCAAAAGGGTGAACTCGAATGTTTTCATATCCCAGACTCATCTTAAATCATCTCCTTCCTTGAACAGTATTGAGGAGGCATCAGGAACTTCTCTAATCGATTGCACCACTTTTCCAGCTACAGGCAGCCACGCCTCCATGTCGGACTCCATACAGTTGAAGGCGCCAATAATCACGCATCCCTCCAGAACAAACAGCAGCATTTCGTTATACAGGTTACCGTCCACCCCTGCTGCTACAAAACGAATAATCCCGATTGAAAGGCCATTGTCATTAACGATCAATTCCGTCCCCATCCAATTGCGAATGGGTTGGACAGATCGCAGTACGTCCGCCATTTGCTCTATAAAATCCGGAAGCTCCTCCGGCTCCAGTGTCGTTTCTGTCGGATTAAAAGTAATGTTGACCGTTCCATCAGCTGATGTGTAAATGACTTCTGGACGATGCTCCGAAGGGTATTTGAATCTAGCTTCCTCCAGGGCCATGAGATGAAAAGCCTTCGGAATATCCACTTCAATTTTTCCATCTAATACAGTTACCGGAGCGAAAGTAACGATCTCATCTTGTATGCGAAGTACCATGCTTGTGTCAGGCTCGACACTTGCCTTTTCAGAACTCATGGATTGAAGCTGGCTCGCTGTTTCCTCATCTGGTTTAGATGCTAATTCCTGTTTCATGCTAAGAATCTGTTCATCCAAATAATTCATCGTATGACGTCTCTTCTTCCTCTGAATCTATTTTTTTGTAAATGATACCCATCCATACCTATATTTCGGATGCTCACTAACAAAAATTAACCCATACTCCTCTAAATTCCGTGATTTCATCAGAAAGACATCCACCCATTTTGCTGCAAAAAAAAATCACCCTGACCCCGGGGTTTCCCCTTGGATCAGAGTGATTTTATTTCATAGTAAATCAAGCTTGCACTCGCCTTAGCCTATTCGCTTATTGATATCCCCAGATCATCGTAAACAGTGTACCAAAAATCGTTACCAAACCTACGAACAGCGCGTAAGCGATATTCGTATAAAGCGATGTCTTCGAACCTGTCTCTCCGATGTGCATGAAGACGAACAGCTGAACTGACATTTGAATGATCGCACATACGAACAGAACCGTCATTTGCATCACATAAGTCATATCGAAGAACAGAACGGTCAGGGCAACGATCGAAAGGACCAGCGAAGAGACATATCCCATGACGTGTTGAAGCGGGAACAGTTTTTTCATGTCACATCAATCCTTTCAAATATACAAAGCTGAAGATGAAAATCCAGACGACATCCAGGAAGTGCCAGTATAGCGAGAAGATGAACGACTTGTTCGCCGTATCCGGCGTAAAGCCTTCACGCTTCATTTGCAGCATCAATCCGCCGCCCCACACTAATCCGAGCGTTACGTGCGCCCCGTGGAGACCCAGCAGCGTGAATAAGCTGGACAAGAAGGCGTTGGTTTGCAGTGTCGCGCCTTCGCCTACATACGTCACGAATTCATAAATCTCGACACCGAGGAATCCAAGGCCAAGCAATAAGGTGACTGCAAAAAATCCCATCGTCGCTTTCATCAAGCCTTGCCGCATACTATTGATCGCTAGACCAATCGTAAAGCTACTCGTCAGAAGTAGGAAGGTCTCGATAAGCACCGGCCCGATTACAAAAATATCTTTCGCCGTAGGACCGTCACCGGTCCGGTTCCACAAGGTGAAATATACGGCGAAGAGTGTGGAGAACATGACGATCTCTGCTCCAAGAAATACCCAGAAACCAAAGATACGATTCTTGTTCTCTTCTGTACTATACTCCAGCGGAACTGAATGATCTATTTTCATACCTGTTCACCCCGCAATCGTTCTTCGGTCGCTACAACTTCCTTCACAGGAATATAATGTCCGTGATCGCGTTCAAAGGATCTGATGATCATCATAACGAAGATGCCGATGGCTCCAATCACAGCCCCAACCCACCAGTTAAAGACCATAAAGAATCCGAAGAACATAAAGATCACACCCAGAATAAACGGCTGGCCGCTGTTGTTCGGCATATGAATATCACTGTAATCTTCCTTATACAGAGACTTGCCGGACTTCTTCGCAAACCAGAATGCATCACGATTCTCAATGTTTGGCATTTTCGCAAAGTTGTAATGAGGCACTGGGCTTGGCGTGCTCCATTCAAGTGTACGCGCATTCCATGGATCGCCATTTGTCTCTCTCGGCGCATAGCGGAAGCTCCAGTAAATGTTGTATACGAGTACCGCAAAGCCAATAGCTAGACCGACCGAACCGATCGACGCAATAAGATTCAGCAGCCCGAAGCCTGTTTCTGCAGAATACGTGTACATCCGCCGCGTCATCCCGTTCAATCCAAGGGCGAAGAGCGGCAGGAACGTTACATTGAAGCTTATTACAATAATCCAGAAAGCCAGTTTGCCTTGCTTGTCGTTCAGACGGAAACCGAACAATTTCGGGAACCAGTAGTACATTCCCGCAAGTACCCCAAAGACTGTACCCGGGATCAATACGTAGTGGAAGTGAGCTACCAGGAACATCGTGTTGTGGTACTGGTAATCCGCACTTGCCATGGCAAGCATTACGCCGGTAACTCCACCAATCGTAAAGATCGGAATAAATCCAAGAGCATACAGCATCGGTGTCGTAAATTCAATTCGGCCTTTCTGCATCGTAAATAGCCAGTTGAAAATTTTAATCCCGGTCGGGATGGCAATCGCCATCGTCGTCACGGAGAAGACACCGTTAACCATCGCGCCGTGCCCCATTGTATAGAAGTGGTGAGCCCAGACGACAAAGGACAGGATCGAGATGATGACCATACTGAACACCATCGATTTGTAACCGTACAGGTTTTTACGTGAAAACGTCGAAATAACTTCACTAAAAATACCGAATGCGGGCAGAATAACAATATATACCTCTGGATGCCCCCATACCCAGAACAGGTTGGCCCAGAGCATATCCATCCCGCCGTTGGCCATCGTAAAAAATTGCGAGCCGAACTGCCGGTCCAGCATCATCAGTAGAAGCGCGATCGTCAATACAGGGAACGCGAATACGATGATGACAGAGGTAACCAGAATCGACCAGGTGAACATTGGCATACGCATCAGCGTCATGCCAGGCGCGCGCATTTTGAGAATGGTAACGATAAAGTTAACCCCGGTCATGAGCGTACCCAGCCCGGAAATTTGCAGCGCAATGGAATAATAGTTATTACCTACCGTCGGACTGAACTCAATGCTCGACAGTGGGAAGTAAGCCGTCCAACCGGCGTCTGGAGAGCCGCCGATCACAAACGAGATATTGAACAGCATCGCTCCGGCGAAGAACAGCCAGAAGCTGACGGCGTTCAAGCGCGGGAATGCTACGTCCCTTGCTCCAATTTGAAGCGGTACGACCACGTTCATCAAGCCGATAATAAACGGCATTGCCATGAACAGGATCATGATGACCCCGTGTGTCGTGAAAATTTCATTATAGTGCTGGCTGTCCAAAAATCCGTTCTCTGGTACAGCAAGCTGCGCACGCATCAGGAGGCCGTCTACGCCGCCCCGGAACAGCATGATGAGTGCAGCTAGGATATACATGATACCGATTTTTTTATGATCAACGGTCGTTAACCATTCACGCCACAGGTAGCCCCATTTCTTAAAATAGGTCAGTCCGACAACAATCGCGATGGACACAAGGACAATACTGACCATTGCGCCGTAAATCATCGGGTCGCCCGTGACGAAAAATTCGTCCCATTTCATTTAGCTTACTCCTTTCCAGTTCTTAGTTGCATTGCGAGCTTTCTGCTCGTCATCGCCTTCTTAATGGTTATGCCCGGAATGATCCATCTCTCCGCCACTGCTATTCTCTGATCCGGATGGTTCCATTTGGAACTGATCCAGTTCGGATTCAGACTCCACAGCAGCGTCACCATGGTTATGTCCGGCGTGCTCACCCTCAGGAGGCGGTAAGAACGTCAGGTGTGTGGAGGAGTATGTCTTTCTACCCGCATGCTTCATATCCAGCAGGGACTGAAATTCCTCCGGTGACAACTCGGGAGCCGTAGCTTTAACCTCTTCCACCCATTCGTCATACTCATTAGAGCTCATGGCCAGTACTTCAAACTCCATATGGGCAAAGCCTTCACCCGAGAAGTTTGCATTCTTACCCATGAATGAGCCTGCATGCTCGGCAACGAGATTCAGCTTCGTTACCATATCGCTCATGGCGTATTTCTGTCCGCCCAGCTGAGGTACCCAGAAGCTTGTAATTGGCCCGTACGCATACAGGCGGAACTCGATCGGACGATAAGTCGGGATATTGACATAGTTCACTGTCTCGATCCCTTCCTCTGGGTAGCTAAAATGCCATTTCCAGTTGGAGGAGGATGCGTAAATAACTATAGGCTCCTGATCTTGATAATCTTTAGGAACAGCCTCAACCTCGTTCGTACTGCGAATCGTAACAATGGATAGCATGATGACGATTGCCAGCGGAATCGCGGTCCAGGTAATTTCAAGCCACGCCTTTCCTTCATCGTGAGGCGGCTCGTAATCCGGTGCAGCCTTGGAAGCCCGGTATTTAGTAAGCATGTAAACATAGAGTACATAAACGACGAACAATATAGCCGCCATAGTGATGATGGAGAATA comes from the Paenibacillus lentus genome and includes:
- a CDS encoding DUF4280 domain-containing protein; the protein is MKEAKVQQTQVQPGAGGAKSYVVAGAILSCSYGTQPTRLKRPFSHGVYVKNKAAMNIADYVPGENIQSFGNCFSPHNPAVQTSDMVDIYGVKKAPCVPVLTMPWLNGKSDMLIEGQPALTQDCTHHCLYCGHIRIEDDGQELD
- a CDS encoding pentapeptide repeat-containing protein, with the protein product MDKPVIEGQGQQVVLDEAWSFIRKDWAVTLQATLEQRIEECVRKFREYCRDIRQRQLQGQKGSISYITYSMLRTSWLEQHPTYLVEATDEYWVLDTDPIQFEWDVNWAFSYWSDLQQRHQAEIMERGQSPLSKVGLERMLLDAAAEFHAFMVNIIRLAMKRAVHTAEFQELERGEIFEVRVGEYLDQSVSVYKEDRRKRDIQEVQAWLDLKDAHEYGYQALTELDLSEGDYSRLDFRYTAFRGMQMEHSRLLFCVLVGTEWQDSHLQGTDFTSSLIHGADFSGCSLRKAILDRVMGSVNDSDLWLEWEPLGFSAVDFTGANLQGASFRLAELQGAVFRNATLQQASLIGADLAAACFEDADLTGASFAEADLTDASFARANLTDVSFAGARLAGADFSDAKLQGVSLTEEQLCEVRGKIT
- a CDS encoding contractile injection system protein, VgrG/Pvc8 family produces the protein MSLGYENIRVHPFERINLEQLTLTKKINEHTRLYFTGVIPEDMRDSYVETTHSYTVIEVSQKDEAGSAKPLFSGIALSVEVKVVRDVYYLEVEAISHTYRMDIKQRTRSFQNTKMTIPQLLEQIGKDYEGLDVIDGATDGAQIGRIAIQYQETDWAFLRRLASRYHTSLMPAARFDSPKFYFGIEDMPAHVVLDSSRYTVRKQMLPFRYFQENDQTRLRENDFIFYEVETDEVLDLGAQLSFQGHSLFVMEAYTEMRQGQLRHQYVLGSYQGFRQKSYYQEKLAGASLSGVVVDVRQDQVRIHLDCDEQQEISEAYWFNYSTAYSAEGHTGWYVMPEIGDPVSLYFPGSREEDGIAGSAVRRNTQGSAYNKMSDPQMKIWRTPHGKEICLGPDELVITGKEGAIYIKLNDKDGIHIVSNNAVSISAGGDLSLTAGKTMSLTAGSELRMDCNGSHIELSGSAKMKGSEVKSN
- the qoxD gene encoding cytochrome aa3 quinol oxidase subunit IV; this encodes MKKLFPLQHVMGYVSSLVLSIVALTVLFFDMTYVMQMTVLFVCAIIQMSVQLFVFMHIGETGSKTSLYTNIAYALFVGLVTIFGTLFTMIWGYQ
- a CDS encoding cytochrome c oxidase subunit 3: MKIDHSVPLEYSTEENKNRIFGFWVFLGAEIVMFSTLFAVYFTLWNRTGDGPTAKDIFVIGPVLIETFLLLTSSFTIGLAINSMRQGLMKATMGFFAVTLLLGLGFLGVEIYEFVTYVGEGATLQTNAFLSSLFTLLGLHGAHVTLGLVWGGGLMLQMKREGFTPDTANKSFIFSLYWHFLDVVWIFIFSFVYLKGLM
- the qoxB gene encoding cytochrome aa3 quinol oxidase subunit I — encoded protein: MKWDEFFVTGDPMIYGAMVSIVLVSIAIVVGLTYFKKWGYLWREWLTTVDHKKIGIMYILAALIMLFRGGVDGLLMRAQLAVPENGFLDSQHYNEIFTTHGVIMILFMAMPFIIGLMNVVVPLQIGARDVAFPRLNAVSFWLFFAGAMLFNISFVIGGSPDAGWTAYFPLSSIEFSPTVGNNYYSIALQISGLGTLMTGVNFIVTILKMRAPGMTLMRMPMFTWSILVTSVIIVFAFPVLTIALLLMMLDRQFGSQFFTMANGGMDMLWANLFWVWGHPEVYIVILPAFGIFSEVISTFSRKNLYGYKSMVFSMVIISILSFVVWAHHFYTMGHGAMVNGVFSVTTMAIAIPTGIKIFNWLFTMQKGRIEFTTPMLYALGFIPIFTIGGVTGVMLAMASADYQYHNTMFLVAHFHYVLIPGTVFGVLAGMYYWFPKLFGFRLNDKQGKLAFWIIVISFNVTFLPLFALGLNGMTRRMYTYSAETGFGLLNLIASIGSVGLAIGFAVLVYNIYWSFRYAPRETNGDPWNARTLEWSTPSPVPHYNFAKMPNIENRDAFWFAKKSGKSLYKEDYSDIHMPNNSGQPFILGVIFMFFGFFMVFNWWVGAVIGAIGIFVMMIIRSFERDHGHYIPVKEVVATEERLRGEQV
- the qoxA gene encoding cytochrome aa3 quinol oxidase subunit II, which produces MKRRGLLLIAFSALLVFLSGCSTLTVLDPKGPVAKTQSDVIIFSIITMAAILFVVYVLYVYMLTKYRASKAAPDYEPPHDEGKAWLEITWTAIPLAIVIMLSIVTIRSTNEVEAVPKDYQDQEPIVIYASSSNWKWHFSYPEEGIETVNYVNIPTYRPIEFRLYAYGPITSFWVPQLGGQKYAMSDMVTKLNLVAEHAGSFMGKNANFSGEGFAHMEFEVLAMSSNEYDEWVEEVKATAPELSPEEFQSLLDMKHAGRKTYSSTHLTFLPPPEGEHAGHNHGDAAVESESELDQFQMEPSGSENSSGGEMDHSGHNH